The following are encoded together in the uncultured Sphaerochaeta sp. genome:
- a CDS encoding tagaturonate epimerase family protein produces the protein MEIYEERTLNIQYLESRLKSKVFVYEKSRTNLGSCTIAMIKAGENRYLIASGSGSIFEELEGETEQDCKICPLNHENRLVLNTYLPFTHPVANTTKRPSIGLGDRLGVATPGHIKALEGTSVFPVFAQQSIRELNFTNRTFNDVIDAASYAVFQEGYTYGFGADGDHLKKSEEIRKALEDGATMITLDSSEQIDPTIQNLDDEEILTRYEALDCEIREVYEGLYAEQEFSIGASTLKLDLPSLRRDILTYHKALDFIQIIYEQHILHSERAIDFEISIDETDTPTDPKSHLFIAKELKRRHVIISTLAPRFVGEFQKGIDYIGDTAEFERQLVLHVAIAKQYRYRLSIHSGSDKFSIFPILGRTIKGSFHVKTAGTNWLEAVRLVAQKDPALYRRMHAHATNRFGDAKAFYHVTTDIGKIQELESMKDEDLPSYLNDDNARQLLHITYGYLLEDVDEEGKKLFKESFFSLLSKEEEYYKQLLDKHISRHLSLLEFKK, from the coding sequence ATGGAAATCTATGAGGAACGTACATTAAATATTCAGTACCTGGAGAGTCGGCTGAAGAGCAAGGTATTTGTATATGAAAAATCACGTACCAACCTTGGTAGTTGTACGATTGCCATGATCAAGGCAGGAGAGAACCGGTATCTCATTGCCTCTGGTTCTGGTTCGATATTTGAGGAACTGGAAGGGGAAACAGAACAGGACTGTAAAATCTGTCCTCTGAACCATGAGAATCGCCTGGTCTTGAATACGTATCTGCCGTTTACCCACCCGGTTGCAAACACAACCAAGCGGCCTTCCATCGGGTTGGGAGACCGCCTCGGTGTGGCTACCCCTGGACATATCAAGGCTCTGGAGGGTACTTCGGTTTTTCCCGTTTTTGCACAACAGAGCATCAGGGAATTGAACTTCACCAATAGGACCTTCAATGATGTGATTGATGCCGCTTCATATGCAGTATTCCAAGAGGGGTACACCTATGGTTTTGGTGCCGATGGGGACCACTTGAAAAAAAGTGAGGAGATCAGGAAGGCTTTGGAGGACGGAGCTACCATGATTACCCTGGACTCATCGGAGCAGATAGATCCCACCATCCAGAACCTGGATGATGAGGAGATTCTTACACGCTATGAAGCATTGGACTGTGAGATACGGGAGGTATATGAGGGTTTGTATGCGGAACAGGAGTTTTCAATCGGAGCCTCAACACTGAAGCTTGACCTCCCCTCGTTAAGGCGCGATATCCTGACCTACCATAAAGCGCTCGATTTCATACAGATCATCTATGAACAGCATATATTGCACTCAGAGCGGGCGATAGACTTTGAGATTTCCATTGATGAGACTGACACTCCGACCGACCCTAAGAGCCATCTTTTCATTGCGAAGGAACTCAAAAGACGGCATGTGATCATCTCTACCCTTGCTCCTCGGTTTGTAGGGGAGTTCCAGAAAGGTATCGACTACATAGGGGACACTGCTGAGTTTGAGAGGCAACTGGTCTTGCATGTTGCTATTGCAAAACAGTACCGCTACCGACTCAGCATCCACTCAGGCAGTGACAAATTCTCCATCTTTCCCATTCTAGGGAGGACGATCAAGGGAAGTTTTCACGTTAAGACAGCGGGTACCAATTGGCTTGAAGCGGTTCGGTTGGTCGCCCAGAAAGATCCCGCTCTCTATCGGAGGATGCATGCACATGCAACCAACCGTTTTGGTGATGCAAAGGCTTTCTATCACGTTACCACTGATATTGGGAAAATCCAGGAATTGGAGTCAATGAAAGATGAGGACCTCCCCTCTTACCTCAACGATGACAATGCCCGGCAATTGCTTCATATCACCTATGGGTATCTGCTTGAGGATGTGGATGAAGAAGGAAAGAAACTGTTCAAGGAATCCTTCTTCAGCTTGCTCTCCAAGGAAGAAGAATATTATAAACAATTACTCGATAAACATATAAGCAGACATCTCTCCTTGCTTGAATTCAAGAAGTAA
- a CDS encoding nucleoside kinase: protein MKSITVNIKQQHLQLPTGSTVEDALVEAEVVESCKEQTYRENPYIGALVNHELHSCSRALVADCTLEPVRLFGDMGKRMYRHSLCYLLCAAVSMLYPNRRLVIGHSLGDGYYFSFDDDHTLNNADIKAIEKAMHSLVEQNLPIEEVLLPYEKALSYFENNHHEQTAALLSTRNDPKVNLYRLQGYMDVSYEPLLSKTGLMQVWELKPYQERGMLLRYPRSHNVIGLDPFVDNPLLFSIYREYKAWGSILNVQSLGQLNQMGNQNTVESFIRLAEALQQKKIASIADQIHLHSSVKAVLVAGPSSSGKTTFAHKLSIQLQVLGKKTIKISLDNYYLPPAQAPKDEEGKPDLEALEALDVARFQEDLANLFAKKEVHLPLYDFKTLTRTYDEQPVHLDKRTILIIEGIHGMNPKLTASLDKDLLFRVYISALTQLNLDDHNRISTTDNRIIRRMIRDNRTRGANATATLNMWPSVERGENKYIFPYQNNANVMINSALDYELGVLTTYAQPLLKMVKPSAGAAYETARRLLRFLEHVNPIPDTLVPEDSLLREFIGGSEFGVI, encoded by the coding sequence ATGAAGAGCATTACAGTAAACATCAAGCAACAACATCTGCAACTCCCCACTGGATCCACCGTAGAAGATGCCTTGGTTGAGGCAGAGGTGGTTGAATCATGCAAAGAACAGACCTATAGAGAAAATCCATATATTGGAGCCTTGGTGAACCATGAACTCCACTCTTGCTCAAGAGCCTTGGTTGCAGATTGTACCCTTGAGCCAGTACGACTTTTTGGAGACATGGGAAAGAGGATGTACCGACACTCCCTCTGCTATCTTCTCTGTGCCGCTGTCTCCATGCTCTACCCCAATCGGAGACTGGTCATAGGACACTCCCTTGGTGATGGGTATTATTTCAGTTTTGATGATGACCATACCCTGAACAATGCAGATATAAAAGCAATTGAAAAAGCCATGCACTCCCTGGTTGAGCAGAACCTTCCCATCGAGGAGGTGTTGCTCCCCTATGAGAAAGCACTTTCTTACTTTGAGAACAACCACCATGAACAGACTGCCGCCCTACTCTCGACTCGCAATGACCCCAAGGTAAATCTCTATCGATTGCAGGGTTATATGGACGTCTCATACGAACCTTTGCTCAGCAAGACAGGCCTGATGCAGGTCTGGGAGCTCAAGCCATATCAGGAACGGGGGATGCTTCTCCGCTATCCACGTTCACACAACGTCATTGGACTTGACCCCTTCGTCGACAATCCACTGCTCTTCTCCATCTATCGGGAGTATAAGGCTTGGGGCTCCATCCTCAATGTTCAGTCGTTGGGCCAGCTGAATCAGATGGGCAACCAGAACACGGTTGAGTCCTTCATTCGACTCGCTGAAGCATTGCAACAGAAGAAGATTGCAAGCATCGCAGACCAGATACACCTTCATAGCAGCGTGAAAGCAGTTCTTGTCGCTGGACCTTCCTCGTCAGGCAAGACTACATTCGCCCATAAGCTGTCAATCCAATTACAGGTCCTAGGCAAGAAGACCATCAAGATATCGTTGGACAACTATTATCTTCCTCCAGCTCAAGCACCAAAGGATGAAGAAGGAAAGCCTGATCTTGAAGCTCTTGAGGCTCTTGATGTTGCCCGGTTCCAAGAGGATTTGGCAAATCTATTTGCAAAGAAGGAAGTGCACTTGCCCCTCTATGATTTCAAGACTCTTACCCGCACCTATGATGAGCAACCCGTACATTTGGATAAGCGGACCATTTTAATTATTGAGGGTATTCATGGTATGAATCCTAAGCTGACTGCTAGCTTGGATAAGGATTTGCTTTTCAGGGTCTACATCTCGGCCTTGACCCAATTGAATCTCGACGACCACAACAGAATCAGCACCACGGACAACCGGATCATACGGCGTATGATCCGTGACAACAGAACCCGTGGAGCAAATGCAACAGCTACCTTGAATATGTGGCCTTCGGTGGAACGGGGAGAAAACAAGTACATTTTCCCGTACCAGAACAATGCCAATGTCATGATCAATAGTGCATTGGACTATGAGCTGGGGGTACTCACCACCTATGCACAACCGTTGCTGAAGATGGTAAAACCCTCAGCAGGTGCTGCCTATGAGACAGCCAGAAGATTGCTCAGGTTCTTGGAGCATGTCAATCCGATTCCCGATACCTTGGTACCCGAGGACTCCTTACTCAGGGAATTCATCGGGGGAAGTGAGTTCGGGGTTATTTGA
- a CDS encoding aldehyde ferredoxin oxidoreductase N-terminal domain-containing protein — protein sequence MRKKLHLAFPYRQRFILHIDLESETYTSIPMEEEEAKLYLGGRLLALMLWDRFAEYDQMGEECYERGNPVVFAPGAAVDTPLSYCNSFTVVTKSPVTGALSVSSATSSLSGAIVGCGYAALVITGRSRKLCSFSIADGEVAFSDAEMYHNHTTIEVAKKVAKEHMVVIGPAGEHFVPFASLYANNQNITQGGVGCVCGMKNIKFFTFSPHNHGREAYDSHRLGLLNQSYLKDLGKTRMGKAIAQEGSIALLSKANHHGWAAIDTYSMRVDGRLWGLCTRSVPKGISLDDPSFPICQNNAPLDLESAMALGSNLELFDSRSVQQVVHRCLENGLEVVSTGAVLAWARACRREGKLSFLPDLQRSTAVLYLRLLDAIAYKRGSGEQLGIGLRALVNQYGGAEHAFMVDGLPLPPYDYRALPVQALLVSIGRRSVVLGELLWGNHYHRGRERRLVSWALYVQRLTYACESVGLCPWVTLPSFNHRLFHFPHFSFARKNFSRLALLASLGEGYEISAHAIRSYGDEALHLQATLDDRLLYRKGRYGSLPDQLLVNGKSNFRSAQVVPLARLLDAYWSVLGRK from the coding sequence ATGAGGAAGAAGCTTCATCTGGCGTTTCCCTATCGCCAACGTTTCATATTACATATAGATTTGGAATCAGAAACATATACAAGTATACCGATGGAAGAGGAAGAAGCAAAGCTCTACCTCGGAGGAAGGTTGCTTGCCCTGATGCTCTGGGACCGTTTTGCTGAGTATGACCAGATGGGGGAGGAGTGTTATGAGCGGGGTAACCCTGTTGTATTTGCACCTGGTGCTGCAGTTGATACACCACTGAGCTACTGCAACTCCTTCACCGTAGTAACCAAGAGTCCTGTCACAGGGGCTCTGTCAGTCTCCAGCGCAACCTCTTCTCTTTCAGGAGCCATTGTTGGCTGTGGGTATGCTGCATTGGTGATAACCGGCCGCAGCAGAAAGTTGTGCAGTTTTTCCATTGCAGATGGGGAAGTTGCCTTCAGCGATGCCGAGATGTATCATAACCACACCACAATCGAAGTTGCAAAGAAAGTAGCGAAAGAGCATATGGTTGTCATAGGCCCTGCAGGGGAACACTTCGTGCCCTTTGCCTCCCTTTATGCAAACAACCAGAACATAACCCAAGGCGGGGTGGGGTGTGTCTGTGGGATGAAGAACATCAAGTTTTTTACGTTTTCTCCCCATAACCATGGAAGGGAAGCCTATGATTCACATAGATTAGGTCTCCTAAACCAATCCTATCTGAAGGACCTTGGAAAGACCAGAATGGGAAAGGCAATAGCCCAAGAGGGGTCGATCGCCTTGCTTTCAAAGGCAAACCATCATGGATGGGCTGCAATTGATACCTATTCCATGCGCGTTGATGGAAGGCTTTGGGGACTCTGTACCCGTAGTGTACCAAAAGGGATTTCTCTTGACGATCCCTCATTCCCTATATGCCAGAATAATGCCCCTCTGGATTTGGAAAGTGCAATGGCACTGGGTTCCAATTTGGAACTCTTTGACAGTAGAAGTGTGCAACAGGTTGTCCACCGTTGTTTGGAAAATGGTTTGGAAGTAGTGAGTACCGGTGCAGTGCTTGCTTGGGCAAGAGCATGCCGAAGGGAAGGGAAGCTGAGCTTCCTTCCAGACCTACAGCGTTCAACAGCGGTACTCTATCTCCGTCTTCTTGATGCGATTGCCTATAAAAGAGGATCTGGGGAGCAGCTGGGTATAGGACTCAGGGCATTGGTGAATCAATATGGGGGAGCAGAACATGCATTCATGGTTGATGGGCTGCCTTTGCCTCCCTATGACTATCGCGCACTCCCGGTGCAAGCTCTGCTTGTATCCATTGGAAGGAGAAGTGTGGTGCTAGGGGAGCTTTTATGGGGAAATCACTACCACAGGGGAAGGGAGCGCCGCCTTGTTTCGTGGGCTCTCTATGTGCAGAGGCTCACCTATGCCTGTGAGAGTGTAGGCTTGTGTCCTTGGGTTACGCTTCCCAGTTTCAATCATCGACTCTTTCACTTCCCGCATTTCTCATTTGCAAGAAAAAATTTCTCGAGATTAGCCCTACTGGCCTCGCTGGGGGAGGGATATGAGATCAGTGCACATGCCATACGCTCGTATGGAGACGAGGCCCTGCATCTGCAAGCAACCCTTGATGACAGACTCCTGTATCGCAAAGGTCGCTATGGTTCCCTTCCTGATCAATTGTTGGTTAATGGAAAAAGCAATTTTCGTTCAGCCCAGGTAGTTCCCTTGGCTCGGTTGCTTGATGCTTACTGGTCGGTACTTGGGAGAAAATAA
- a CDS encoding YfcE family phosphodiesterase, whose product MSKTLLLASDVHGSIHALTLLDQQAREHQAESILIAGDLCPSGHTDFQILLRNISHLILVRGNCDSSYEFSNAGIPLPPQKRRIDWQGRTIFITHGDRIQSPFGQNLKPGDIFISGHTHTPKLQRGEDGVIWVNPGSTTYPRTPLGPTYALLDEEGISIRSLTEDQPIAGLQYYFLPSTDQ is encoded by the coding sequence ATGTCCAAAACTCTCTTGCTCGCCAGCGATGTACATGGTTCGATTCACGCCCTCACGCTTCTTGATCAACAAGCTCGTGAGCACCAAGCAGAATCAATCTTGATTGCAGGAGATCTCTGTCCCTCTGGTCACACAGATTTCCAGATACTGCTCAGGAATATCTCACATCTAATCCTGGTAAGGGGCAACTGTGACAGCAGCTATGAATTCAGTAATGCAGGAATTCCCCTACCTCCCCAGAAAAGACGCATCGACTGGCAGGGACGAACCATATTCATTACCCACGGGGACAGAATTCAATCCCCTTTTGGTCAGAATCTGAAACCAGGGGACATTTTTATCAGCGGTCATACCCACACGCCAAAACTCCAGAGGGGAGAGGATGGGGTCATCTGGGTGAACCCTGGGTCAACAACCTACCCAAGAACACCCCTCGGTCCTACCTATGCACTACTGGATGAAGAGGGGATCAGTATACGCTCTCTCACTGAAGACCAACCAATAGCCGGTCTTCAATATTATTTTCTCCCAAGTACCGACCAGTAA
- a CDS encoding alpha/beta hydrolase — MATIRELSCSDGERVMYRVWVPEGSKVEAVLLILHGMAEHSQRYDAFATFLNSKGIAVYAPDHRGHGETVKNDGETLGWFADRDGWQRVVRDAYELTNIILAEYPSHSLFLLGHSMGSFLARSLMVQYSDLFDGVMLMGTGASQGLLGRIGKMIARSHINKHGSKHPDAQLDKMSFGAYNKKIPNAKTSFDWLSRDAEQVARYIEDPLCGFVCTSGFFADLLDGVEIANDVEMAKKLPSDLSLLVISGSEDPVGGFSKGVRKVYELYRSCGISDITLNLVEGARHELLQETNREQTAQYLFSWMKQRL; from the coding sequence ATGGCTACCATCCGTGAGCTGTCTTGCAGCGATGGAGAACGCGTAATGTATCGCGTATGGGTTCCAGAGGGGTCAAAGGTTGAGGCTGTTCTTCTCATTCTGCATGGTATGGCTGAACATAGCCAACGATATGATGCATTTGCCACATTTTTAAATTCCAAGGGAATTGCCGTCTATGCTCCTGATCATCGTGGACATGGGGAGACTGTGAAAAATGATGGGGAAACCCTTGGCTGGTTTGCCGATCGGGATGGTTGGCAACGAGTGGTGAGAGATGCCTATGAGTTGACGAATATAATCCTCGCTGAATATCCCAGTCACAGTCTTTTCTTGCTTGGCCATAGCATGGGCTCTTTCCTCGCAAGAAGTCTCATGGTGCAATACTCTGACCTTTTTGATGGTGTCATGCTTATGGGTACCGGTGCATCCCAAGGATTACTTGGAAGGATTGGCAAGATGATTGCCCGCAGTCACATCAATAAACATGGTTCGAAGCACCCCGATGCACAACTTGATAAGATGAGCTTTGGCGCATACAACAAGAAGATACCGAATGCAAAGACGTCATTCGATTGGCTGAGTAGGGATGCTGAACAAGTAGCAAGATATATAGAGGATCCTTTGTGTGGATTTGTCTGTACCTCAGGGTTCTTTGCTGACTTGTTGGATGGGGTGGAGATAGCCAATGATGTTGAGATGGCGAAGAAGCTTCCCTCAGATCTCTCTCTCTTGGTTATCAGTGGGAGTGAGGATCCAGTAGGAGGGTTCTCCAAAGGAGTGCGTAAGGTATATGAGCTCTATCGTAGTTGTGGCATTTCTGATATAACCCTGAATTTGGTTGAAGGTGCACGGCATGAATTATTGCAAGAAACCAATAGGGAGCAGACGGCACAATACCTCTTTTCCTGGATGAAGCAGAGGCTGTGA
- a CDS encoding YihY/virulence factor BrkB family protein, translated as MSYKSIVQQNLKRLSTFFSAVFRQAMKDNFLNSASGLVYSTLLAIVPAATFLFTFFNAFGVMEPLVSFLSQWFTELAGEEAGGQLMILLTQYTRNATSLGVVGLISFLITMVLLINKVWIVINRIYRSSRSRNALKRFAGYISFLIVATLLLAAYVSAQSILTSWYLNLIGVTLGRWSVAASAIAPSFIVALVIFLLIYLVPNTKVRFDSAILGSIAGLLVINIFSKLTSLLTSMASRFSVIYGSFAAIFLFLFFCYVFWATVFFSVELAYVHQFRPEVSSFRGLPQSPALQLSEGTNIMMLIGSNFREGKGATSTKELLDRLAIPYNRLQGFLGLLTQLQFITPTNSSQTSYIPKQPLDTLRLQDLVKGLYGMETIDEVEHDTAGEAVAEQVQDRGVSALGNLTIEQLLQRI; from the coding sequence ATGTCTTATAAAAGTATTGTTCAGCAGAATCTAAAGCGGCTGAGTACCTTTTTCTCAGCCGTGTTTAGACAGGCCATGAAAGATAATTTTCTCAACTCTGCTTCAGGGTTGGTCTACTCTACGCTCTTGGCAATTGTTCCTGCTGCAACCTTTCTCTTCACCTTCTTCAATGCTTTTGGTGTCATGGAACCGTTGGTGAGTTTTCTCTCCCAGTGGTTCACGGAATTGGCGGGAGAGGAGGCAGGAGGACAGTTGATGATCCTCCTGACCCAGTATACCCGTAATGCAACCAGTCTGGGAGTTGTTGGTCTCATATCCTTCCTGATCACTATGGTTCTCTTGATCAATAAGGTGTGGATTGTGATCAACCGGATATACCGCTCTAGCAGAAGTCGGAACGCCCTGAAACGATTTGCAGGCTATATTTCATTCTTAATTGTAGCAACCTTATTGCTTGCAGCGTACGTAAGTGCACAATCCATTCTTACTTCCTGGTACCTCAATCTGATCGGGGTGACCCTAGGCCGATGGTCTGTCGCTGCCTCTGCCATTGCCCCGAGCTTCATCGTGGCCTTGGTTATTTTCCTGCTCATATACCTTGTTCCCAATACAAAGGTCCGTTTCGATTCAGCAATTCTTGGAAGTATCGCAGGATTGTTGGTGATCAATATATTCAGCAAGCTGACCTCCTTGTTGACCTCAATGGCGAGCAGGTTCTCAGTCATCTATGGCTCTTTTGCAGCCATCTTCCTGTTCTTGTTCTTCTGTTATGTTTTTTGGGCAACAGTGTTCTTCAGTGTGGAGCTTGCCTATGTGCATCAGTTCAGGCCAGAAGTGTCCAGTTTTCGTGGGCTGCCCCAAAGTCCAGCACTGCAGTTATCTGAAGGAACCAACATCATGATGCTTATTGGGAGCAATTTTCGTGAAGGGAAGGGTGCTACCTCCACCAAGGAGCTGCTTGACCGCCTCGCAATCCCCTACAATCGGTTGCAAGGCTTCCTTGGACTCCTGACCCAACTACAGTTCATCACCCCCACCAACAGCAGCCAAACCAGTTATATCCCCAAGCAACCGCTTGATACCCTTCGTCTGCAGGACTTGGTAAAAGGGCTGTATGGTATGGAAACCATCGATGAGGTTGAGCACGATACTGCCGGAGAGGCAGTAGCTGAGCAGGTACAGGACAGGGGTGTATCTGCGTTGGGGAACCTAACGATTGAACAACTGTTACAAAGAATCTAG
- a CDS encoding Crp/Fnr family transcriptional regulator produces MNIYEVVHHSHLFKEIAAHELPHLLGCLKSRTSNFPKDYTIIDEGDFTDEMGIVLQGSVNIVRHDFWGNRTVVTNIGVGDTFAETVAFTQSPSEVSAITSQPTTILFLNINKIVTTCSINCVYHHMLIENLVKLLSHKNLELMKKINHITKRSTREKLLSYLSAESKRQGNKKKFTIPFDRQHLADYLCVERSAMSSELSKMRGEGLVDYHKSTFTLLEEN; encoded by the coding sequence ATGAATATCTACGAAGTAGTACACCATTCTCATCTTTTCAAGGAAATAGCAGCACATGAATTACCCCACTTGCTCGGTTGCTTAAAGAGTAGGACCAGTAATTTCCCCAAGGACTACACCATCATTGATGAAGGAGATTTCACCGATGAAATGGGAATCGTCCTTCAGGGATCAGTCAATATCGTCCGTCACGATTTCTGGGGAAACAGAACAGTTGTGACCAATATTGGGGTGGGGGATACCTTTGCAGAGACTGTTGCCTTTACCCAATCCCCCAGTGAAGTATCTGCCATCACATCCCAGCCCACCACCATCCTCTTCCTGAATATTAATAAGATTGTAACCACCTGCAGCATAAACTGTGTGTATCATCATATGCTGATTGAAAACCTAGTAAAATTACTCAGTCACAAGAATCTGGAGTTGATGAAAAAAATCAATCACATCACGAAGCGTAGTACACGGGAGAAATTACTCTCCTACCTCTCTGCTGAATCGAAGCGGCAGGGAAACAAGAAAAAATTCACCATTCCTTTTGACCGGCAACATCTTGCAGACTATCTCTGTGTGGAGAGAAGCGCGATGTCCAGCGAACTCTCAAAGATGCGCGGTGAAGGATTAGTGGATTATCATAAGAGCACATTTACCCTGCTCGAGGAGAACTGA
- a CDS encoding 4Fe-4S binding protein — MIRQMITIDEELCNGCGLCVSACQEGAIGLVNGKAVLLREDYCDGLGNCLPVCPTGAITFEEREAPAFDHEAVEKFMDAEKPVFSCPGSQIKVMKQEEKKEGLTPKTNSTPQQSQLRQWPVQIKLAAPNAGFFNNCDLLIAADCAAYAYGDFHNTFIKNRVTLIGCPKLDAGDYAEKLTEIFTNHDIRSITVARMEVPCCGGLDGAVKRAIAASGKIIPLAVVTLSTEGEILR; from the coding sequence ATGATCAGACAGATGATAACTATAGATGAAGAGCTGTGTAATGGGTGTGGGTTGTGCGTGAGTGCCTGCCAAGAGGGAGCTATTGGTCTGGTAAACGGTAAAGCGGTACTTCTCAGGGAAGATTACTGTGACGGGTTGGGCAATTGCTTGCCTGTCTGCCCAACTGGAGCAATTACCTTCGAAGAGCGGGAAGCTCCTGCATTCGACCATGAAGCGGTAGAGAAGTTCATGGACGCTGAGAAGCCTGTCTTCAGTTGCCCGGGTAGCCAGATCAAGGTGATGAAGCAGGAGGAGAAGAAAGAGGGCTTAACCCCAAAGACAAATAGTACTCCCCAGCAGAGCCAACTCCGACAGTGGCCGGTACAGATCAAGCTGGCTGCCCCGAATGCCGGATTCTTCAACAACTGTGATCTGCTTATCGCAGCAGACTGCGCAGCATATGCTTATGGTGATTTCCACAACACCTTCATCAAGAACAGGGTCACCCTTATCGGTTGTCCCAAGCTCGATGCAGGGGACTATGCAGAGAAACTCACTGAGATCTTTACCAATCATGATATCAGGAGCATCACGGTCGCAAGAATGGAAGTTCCTTGCTGTGGTGGCCTCGATGGGGCAGTGAAGCGTGCCATTGCAGCCAGTGGGAAGATTATTCCCCTTGCCGTGGTAACGCTCTCCACAGAAGGGGAAATTCTCCGCTAG
- a CDS encoding outer membrane lipoprotein-sorting protein produces the protein MSKRIIMVLLGLTILFLPVSLFAITAEEIVREMDAQATFETSYSTGSIKTTDRFGTKESTFKAWARGTTDSLIEFTSIAERGQKILRTKGSLYLFYPDAEELIRLQGAALRQSVLGSDLSYEDMTEEKTTLDDYTVTLDGSETINGRDCHILTLTAKTRQVAYPVQKIWVDKETFLTWKGEYSTSHGRLLKEMEVLDTLMVDRRTLPKETRIEDAMKSNSATWMTLDTLEVDIALDRNLFTLENLTW, from the coding sequence ATGTCTAAACGTATTATCATGGTCCTGCTAGGACTCACCATACTCTTCCTTCCTGTTTCCCTGTTTGCAATCACCGCCGAGGAGATTGTCAGGGAAATGGACGCACAGGCCACCTTTGAAACCTCCTACTCCACCGGGTCAATCAAAACAACTGACCGATTTGGAACAAAGGAGAGCACGTTCAAGGCCTGGGCCCGAGGAACTACCGATTCCCTTATTGAATTCACCAGCATCGCTGAACGGGGGCAGAAGATACTCAGGACCAAGGGAAGTCTCTATCTTTTCTACCCTGATGCCGAAGAGTTGATCAGGTTGCAAGGAGCAGCACTCAGACAGTCAGTACTTGGCAGCGATCTCTCCTATGAGGATATGACGGAAGAGAAAACTACCCTTGATGACTATACCGTGACACTTGATGGCAGTGAGACCATCAATGGAAGGGATTGTCATATTCTGACCCTTACGGCAAAAACAAGGCAGGTTGCCTACCCTGTCCAGAAAATATGGGTGGACAAAGAGACCTTCCTGACGTGGAAAGGTGAGTATTCTACCAGTCACGGTCGCCTACTCAAGGAGATGGAGGTGCTCGATACCCTGATGGTAGATAGAAGAACCCTACCAAAAGAGACCCGTATAGAGGATGCGATGAAGAGTAACAGTGCAACATGGATGACCCTCGATACCTTGGAAGTAGACATCGCACTCGATAGAAACTTATTCACCTTGGAGAATCTGACATGGTAA